The Nocardia vinacea genome contains the following window.
ATCATTGAACAGCCGAATGCGTCTCGGGTGCTGAGCATGCCGGGTGCGGCTCAGAATATCGAACGGCCGCGGCACACCGAACGGTCGCGGTCGCCGCGCCCTGCTCCGCCGTCGACAACGAGCTCGGCAATCGCCGCGCGGCTCGTCGGTGGGTAGCCCCCGGCCCGAATTACCTACAGACGACAGATTCCCCGCCGCCCGGGCGTACCTACTGTCGAAATCCATTGTCACCGCATAACACTGAGCCGACACGGAGTAGCAATGCCTTACTTCACCGCCGCTGACGGAACCGAACTCGCCTACGAGGACTACGGCACCGGCACGCCGCTGGTGTTCCTGGCGAGCTGGGCGCTCAACGCCGACATGTGGGAATACCAGGTCCCCTACTTCCTCGAGCAGGGGTACCGGTGCGTACTGCTCGATCGGCGCGGGCACGGCCGTTCCGATCGACCGTCGGGCGGATACGATGCCGACACTCGCGCCGACGACGTGGCCGCTTTGATCGATCACCTCGACCTGCGTGACATCATGCTGGTCGCGCACTCGGCAGGCGGCGGCGAAGCCGTTCGCTACCTGGCCCGGCACGGCCACGACCGGGTCGCCGGACTGGTGCTGCTCGCCACCACCCTGCCGTATCTCGAACTGACCGAAGACAATCCCGAGGGTGTGCCCGCCGCGCTGTGCGATGCCACCGTCGCCGAGCTGCGCCGCGACCGCCCCAACTGGTTCGCCCGCCGCGCCCAAGCCTATTTCGCTACCCAGTTCAACACGGTGTCTCCGGCGGTGGTCGACAACGAGGTCCGCCGCTGCCTGTCGGCGGCCCCGTTTTCCCTGACCGCGGTGTGGCAGGCCACCTTCGCCACCGACTTCCGTCCCGACCTGCGCGAGCTGAGCGTGCCCACGCTCATCGTGCACGGCGGTGTCGACCAGTCGGCGCCGGTCGATCGCACCAGTCGGCGGGTCGCGAAACTGTTGCCCCACGCCGACTTCCGCGAATACCCGACCGCCGGGCACGGCCTCTACATCACCCACGCCGAGCAGCTGAACAACGATATCCACGAATTCCTTGTCGACCAGGCGACGGTCGCACCCGACCGCGGCTGACGTCTGATGGCCGCTGATGCGGGTCCAGACTGCCCGATAGACCTGCGCCGACTTCGCCAAGAAGTTCGCTCCGGTCGTCGCCGAGCTCGCCGGCCATTAGATCGGAAGGCTCTCCCGGGCGGCGGCGGTGCCAGGAGTGTCCTGCGAGTGGACGGCGACGGGGATCTGCTGGATCGCTCCGGGTCTCGCCGACGCACGAAAATGCCGATTATGCGATGGTTCGTCTGCATCACACGAAACGTCGGCGCGCGTGTTGGGTGACTCGGCAACTACCGCGAGGCTGGGGGGAGGAGCCGGCCGCTGAGGACGGGACGGTTGTTGAGGTCATCCAGAGGCACCCCGACGCCGAGGTTCTCTGCAAGCCTGTAGAACATCCCGAGGGACCCCAAGGGGCCGTATTCGTCTTCTTCGGGTCGGGCGCCGAGGACCCGCATCTCGGTGTCGAAGCGGTGCGGGTCGCCGCCTGTCCGTGCGAAGCTGTCCGTGGTGTCGAGTCTGGTGATGAGGCGGCCGTCCTCGGCGTACTGGAACACCTCTCCCGGTTTCTCGCTGGCGTGCAGCTCCAGTGCCGCGGTTCCGATCGAGGCGCGCAGCACCAGTCCTCGGTCTTGGATGCCTTTCCAACTGCCGTGCTCCCACGCCCAGGCCCAGCTTCGGTAATGCCCTGCGCTGACCACATATCCGTCGGATGCGTAGAGAAGGCCGCCCAGCTCGTAGTGGAAGTCATCCGGCCCGCGCACCGCCACGGTGTTTTGGTCGACGCCCATCCGCTCCAATTGCTCCCGGGCGCTGATCTGACGCGCGAAGGTGAGGTTGACCAGCGGCAGATCCGTGTCGTACATCCACCCAAGGCCACCGGTGGTGGTATTCACGATGCCCCCGGTTCGTTGATCGCGGTCAAGGTCGGGAAACACAGTCCATGATCATGAAACCAGGCGTCGTCATCAGCTGAAGCAGTCACAGCGGCTGACACTGCCATGAGCCACCGACATCCATGGCCGGGCCCGCCAGTCGTACTGCCGAGTTCCGAATAGTTGGCTCAGTCCCGCACTATTCACCGCCGTACGGCGTTAGAAGGCCAATATCAGCGCAGTAATGCGAGATCAGGCCGGATGATCTCGCCGCGATGTCTTGTGCCGGCCTTCGACGTCGGCGCTACCGATCATCTCGACACGGTGGTTGTGGGACGCGGATCAGCAGTGTTCGTATTGACGTACGTAGGGCTGCGACTCCGGTAAGACGTTGTGCCCGGGTGTCTGGCAGCCGCCGACCACGACCTCGAACAAGGGGCGGCCGTAGGAGTAGCCGGGGCCGTTGGGTGTGTGGATCGTGTAGTCGACCGCCGTGCCGGAGCCTGCCAGGTAGGGGAGATGGAGATCGGCGAGTTGTGTGGTCTGTGCGGCGCTGAATTCCGTACCTACGGGAGGGAATACGGTGACGCCCAGTGCGCGGCCTTCAAAAAGCGGGTCGTAGACCGACACTTGAGCGAAAAACGGGATGGGTTGATCGGTCAGGAACCACTGCCACAGGTCGAGTTCGTCATTGGACGGGAAGCGAGGGGTGGGCTCTTGGTGGGGGGTGACGCGATCATGGGGCCATGGATACGACCCGGGGCTCCGTTCCGAATGATTGGTGAACCCGCGCTCCCGCTCATGAACGGTGGATACGATCCACTGGTTGGATGCCAGTTCGGGGAAGTCCCGGATGATTCGGCGCATCGCCGCGGTGGCGCGGTGAGGTTCGCTCTCGGAGCCCGCCCGGACGTCGATGGTGTTGGTGATGCGGTCCGCGTCGCCGCCGCTCGAGGACCAGTGCACTTCGGTACCGGCGGCCCATAGTCGCGCCCAGGTGTTTGCGGCGTTCGCTTCCGTGCTCACGTCACGTCCGAAAAGCCAATACGCGTAATAGGAGTCCGCCATCCGGTCGATGGTGACCGTTATCGGGTCGCCATGGAAACGGCGCGGAAGCTGTTGAGTGCCCATGGCACTCACCACAGACGCGGCCTCGGCCGGTGTGGCGTCGTCCCTGAGCCGCACGTCGAGTTTGGCGTTGAAGTGCCTGCCCTTGTAGTGCTCGAACCGGTGTGACGCGTCGGTCACCCCCGGAAGGACCCGGATGGCCGTCTCGATCTTGCGTGACCAGCTGTCATGCTCGGCCTGGTCGCGTCCTCGATCGAAATAGCCACATCCGGTCAGCAGAACAGCCGCCATCAGCAACACGAGGGTGGGCACGGTAGAGCGCATTGCGTTGATCTTGCCAGCAATTGGCGTCACAGCGCTGCCGCCGACGCGCCCCCAGTTCTGTGGCCGGATTGCGAGAGTTTCGACGCAGCTGGGGAATTGCGGTGGCGTAACGGAC
Protein-coding sequences here:
- a CDS encoding alpha/beta hydrolase yields the protein MPYFTAADGTELAYEDYGTGTPLVFLASWALNADMWEYQVPYFLEQGYRCVLLDRRGHGRSDRPSGGYDADTRADDVAALIDHLDLRDIMLVAHSAGGGEAVRYLARHGHDRVAGLVLLATTLPYLELTEDNPEGVPAALCDATVAELRRDRPNWFARRAQAYFATQFNTVSPAVVDNEVRRCLSAAPFSLTAVWQATFATDFRPDLRELSVPTLIVHGGVDQSAPVDRTSRRVAKLLPHADFREYPTAGHGLYITHAEQLNNDIHEFLVDQATVAPDRG
- a CDS encoding DUF6461 domain-containing protein, with the translated sequence MYDTDLPLVNLTFARQISAREQLERMGVDQNTVAVRGPDDFHYELGGLLYASDGYVVSAGHYRSWAWAWEHGSWKGIQDRGLVLRASIGTAALELHASEKPGEVFQYAEDGRLITRLDTTDSFARTGGDPHRFDTEMRVLGARPEEDEYGPLGSLGMFYRLAENLGVGVPLDDLNNRPVLSGRLLPPASR